A genome region from Campylobacterota bacterium includes the following:
- a CDS encoding ABC transporter substrate-binding protein, with the protein MKRALLILAIVSSWLWASEKITLQLSWLHQFQFAGYYVAKEKGYYADAGLDVTILDAKSAHHSIQAVTQGKAQYGVGRSSLVVNYASGAPIVMMAAIYQSSPMVLLTRKDANIRSAKDLRHKRVMLTPDTVEGAEMQAMLRSAGLHDADLKLQRHSYDPRSLARNETDAMVAYLSNEPFILQKMGIETHPIDPKEYGFDYYSDILFTTQQEIAEHPQRADAFYDASIRGWLWAFEHIEETAALIHRHYNPQGKSLEALIYEGRVLRDLAFRPNVSFGSIDPMRLEMIAQGYRLMGVVKSTPPFGPALYKQSSLHLTQEERAWLKAHPVIRVGIDHDWPPIESVDQNGRHFGISASYLALLEKRLGVRFEVDYSRRYWSDSLQAVYNKELDMLSCVAITDTRQERLAFSRPYMKQTMVIVANSKVGFVNDLGDLDGKKVAVVRSYATEEILRKHYPKIVPVVADSALEALNKVASGEAYACIEGLGVVSYLIERHGIKHLKVVGETPYQYEIGFAFRKDWEMLASISDKVLGSITPAEYEEIHGRWLVMDPAPQVNYRVVWWIVGFMAVLFVLIAYKNRRLDVLVRKRTDELEMFNQRLQEEIEKAVDKNRKQEKLLMQQAKMAEIGSMLESIAHQWRQPLNILGLSMTRLSLNCPLDPKSDTRKVIDIAEAQIQYMSQTIDDFRNFFKQDRSRIPVNINALVNDVEALLGPLLIRKKITVEREIDPLTEVLVYPNELKQVLINIINNAREAIELHRSPERKIIIRCVSDEHYCTIAIEDTGGGIPPAIADKIFDPYFTTKFESQGTGIGLYMAKTIIEKHFLGKLSVYNASKGACFEIRLNRSSAGDDTSPQTGGDRPDSDEPSQNRERPEST; encoded by the coding sequence ATGAAAAGAGCGTTGCTGATTTTGGCGATAGTGTCCTCGTGGCTGTGGGCGTCGGAGAAAATTACGTTGCAGCTTTCATGGCTGCATCAGTTCCAGTTTGCCGGTTATTACGTCGCCAAGGAAAAAGGGTATTACGCCGATGCCGGGCTTGATGTGACGATTCTGGACGCGAAAAGCGCACACCATTCGATCCAGGCGGTGACGCAGGGAAAAGCCCAATACGGAGTCGGACGTTCTTCTTTGGTCGTCAATTACGCTTCGGGTGCGCCGATCGTCATGATGGCGGCGATTTACCAGTCTTCCCCGATGGTGCTGCTCACCCGCAAAGACGCCAATATCCGCAGCGCCAAAGATCTCCGGCACAAACGGGTGATGCTGACCCCCGATACGGTTGAGGGGGCGGAGATGCAGGCGATGCTCCGCAGTGCGGGGCTGCATGATGCCGATTTGAAGCTACAGCGCCATTCGTACGATCCCCGTTCGCTGGCCCGCAACGAAACCGATGCTATGGTCGCGTATCTTTCCAACGAGCCGTTTATCCTTCAGAAAATGGGCATTGAAACCCATCCGATCGATCCCAAAGAGTACGGGTTCGATTATTACAGCGATATTTTGTTTACGACGCAGCAGGAGATTGCCGAACACCCTCAGCGTGCGGATGCTTTTTACGATGCGTCGATTCGCGGATGGCTCTGGGCATTTGAGCACATTGAAGAGACGGCCGCACTGATCCATCGCCATTACAATCCGCAGGGGAAATCGCTCGAAGCCCTGATCTACGAGGGGAGAGTCCTGCGGGATCTCGCTTTCAGGCCCAACGTCAGCTTCGGTTCGATTGATCCCATGCGGCTGGAAATGATTGCCCAGGGGTATCGTCTGATGGGGGTGGTAAAATCGACGCCTCCGTTCGGTCCGGCACTGTACAAGCAAAGCTCTCTTCATCTGACGCAAGAGGAGAGGGCCTGGCTCAAAGCCCATCCGGTAATTCGGGTGGGGATCGACCACGACTGGCCGCCGATCGAATCGGTCGATCAAAACGGACGACATTTCGGGATCAGCGCTTCGTACCTGGCCCTTCTCGAAAAGCGCCTCGGTGTCCGTTTCGAAGTCGATTACAGCCGCCGGTACTGGAGCGATTCACTTCAGGCGGTGTACAACAAAGAGCTTGACATGCTCTCGTGCGTCGCCATTACCGACACCCGCCAGGAACGTCTGGCGTTTAGCCGGCCTTACATGAAGCAGACGATGGTGATCGTGGCCAATTCCAAAGTGGGTTTCGTCAACGATCTGGGGGATCTGGACGGAAAGAAAGTCGCGGTCGTCCGTTCGTATGCCACCGAAGAGATATTGCGCAAACATTATCCGAAAATCGTTCCGGTCGTGGCTGATTCGGCCCTTGAAGCACTCAATAAAGTCGCTTCGGGGGAAGCGTACGCGTGTATCGAGGGGCTGGGAGTCGTCAGCTACCTGATCGAGCGCCACGGCATCAAGCATCTCAAGGTAGTCGGCGAGACCCCTTATCAGTACGAGATTGGCTTCGCGTTCCGCAAGGATTGGGAGATGCTGGCTTCCATCAGCGATAAAGTACTTGGCTCCATCACCCCGGCCGAATACGAAGAGATTCACGGACGATGGCTTGTTATGGACCCGGCTCCGCAAGTCAACTATCGGGTCGTATGGTGGATTGTCGGTTTCATGGCGGTATTGTTTGTGCTCATTGCGTACAAAAACCGCCGTCTGGACGTACTGGTCCGAAAACGGACGGATGAACTGGAGATGTTTAATCAGCGGCTTCAGGAGGAGATCGAAAAAGCGGTCGACAAAAACCGGAAACAGGAAAAATTGCTGATGCAGCAGGCCAAGATGGCCGAAATCGGCTCGATGCTCGAATCGATCGCCCATCAGTGGCGCCAGCCGCTCAATATCCTGGGATTGTCGATGACGCGGCTGAGTCTGAACTGCCCGCTTGACCCCAAAAGCGACACGCGCAAGGTGATCGACATCGCCGAAGCCCAGATACAGTACATGTCCCAGACGATCGACGACTTCCGCAATTTCTTCAAACAAGACCGCAGCCGGATCCCGGTCAACATCAATGCGCTTGTCAACGATGTCGAAGCTCTTCTGGGACCGCTGCTGATCCGAAAAAAGATTACGGTGGAACGGGAGATCGATCCGTTGACGGAAGTGCTTGTATACCCCAACGAACTCAAACAGGTGCTGATCAACATCATCAACAACGCACGCGAGGCGATCGAGCTGCATCGGAGCCCTGAGCGCAAAATCATTATCCGTTGCGTCAGCGACGAGCACTATTGCACGATTGCGATCGAGGATACCGGAGGGGGAATTCCCCCCGCGATCGCCGACAAGATATTCGACCCCTATTTTACGACCAAATTTGAATCCCAGGGGACGGGGATCGGGCTGTACATGGCCAAAACGATCATCGAAAAGCACTTTCTGGGAAAACTGAGCGTTTACAACGCGTCAAAAGGGGCCTGCTTCGAAATACGGCTTAACCGCTCGTCTGCGGGCGATGACACGTCACCTCAAACCGGTGGCGACCGTCCTGATAGCGATGAACCATCTCAAAACCGTGAGCGTCCAGAATCGACTTGA
- a CDS encoding secondary thiamine-phosphate synthase enzyme YjbQ produces MKILKFPTSHKTQLMDISKEVSEAVITSGVKEGICVVFTPHTTGSVFLFENADPNLRRDLLAALSKTIPSDEHYTHVGDNAAAHLKSSRMGASVSIPVHEGRPMFGKWQGVFFGEFDGPRQAREVVIKVIAG; encoded by the coding sequence ATGAAAATACTCAAATTTCCGACCAGTCACAAAACACAGTTGATGGACATCAGTAAGGAGGTGAGCGAAGCCGTTATCACTTCCGGAGTCAAAGAGGGGATCTGCGTCGTCTTCACCCCGCATACGACGGGAAGCGTCTTTTTGTTCGAAAACGCCGATCCGAACCTGCGCCGGGACCTTCTTGCCGCGTTGTCCAAAACGATCCCGAGCGATGAGCATTACACCCACGTCGGCGACAATGCCGCGGCACATCTCAAATCGTCGCGCATGGGAGCATCGGTCAGCATCCCCGTTCACGAAGGGCGTCCCATGTTCGGGAAATGGCAGGGGGTCTTTTTCGGCGAATTCGACGGTCCCCGCCAGGCCCGTGAAGTCGTGATCAAGGTCATTGCGGGATAA
- the metH gene encoding methionine synthase: MSVKAYLLDTITRRPVIIDGAMGTQLQERADKIPESAWEGMEGCNELLNVTCPEVMGSIFHAYLTAGADLITTNTFGAFKWVLDEYGIAHRSYELARAGAAVCKAECEKFSTPEHPRFVLASIGPGTKLPSLGHIHYDEMFEGYVECCLGLIDGGADIFLLETCQDPLQIKAALHACEAANRERGTSLPIMVSVTIELAGTMLIGTDAQTIAAIMEPFDIISLGFNCGTGPEQYAKHVRTLSSVWGKPISVHANAGLPQNRGGYSFYPMGPDEFAERQYGFLEYDGVSFLGGCCGTTPQHIRALVNKVSAVAPKKPVGSQPNALASLFGTAALMQEPAPLLVGERSNATGSKAFRELLLAEDYEGTLSVAQEQVRAGAHVLDLSVGFAGRDETKDMNAVMALYAQKINLPMMPDSTQTPALEAALKLIGGKPIINSVNLEDGIEKFDKVCALAKKFGAALVCLTIDETGMAKTKERKLEVAERIYELATKKHGINPEDLVFDLLTFTVGSGDEEYRDAAIQTIEAIRELRSRHPEVGAILGLSNISFGLHKDARPYLNSVFLHHCIEAGLTSVIINVKHIIPMAKISDEDKKICEDLLFDRLPDGAALFNFINHFDSREAIDTAAEDEAYLAMSDEEKIAKLLMDGDKERMLPLVEEVRHRIAPERIVNEILIDAMKVVGELFGSGQMQLPFVLQSAETMKATVDALNPHLPKQEKTAETVLVLGTVKGDVHDVGKNLVDIILTNNGFKVINLGIKVELESFIEAVKNSNASAIGMSGLLVKSTQVMKENLEALAREGIEIPILLGGAALTRSFIDDFCRPIYKGPIFYCKDAFDGVTAMGRIEAGNMDTDLHGNVRDDWETTPKEEIVIPPFEELTMPSRDVRIPTPPFWGRRVMAITPQTMNLAFEWVNHKILFKQRWGYNSKGLSKEAYQKQLDDVVWPAYERLKSQFLNEGLFDPKVVYGYWPCRGDDTTLLVFDAGEGWNSESERNREPLESVIARATHQFTFPRQRKAPHRALSDFFHRDRHDLLALTCVSAGSRLSEYEKELYDAGKYAEYYLVHGLGVELAEALAEIAHKQIRLDLGISENEGSTLADVQMNRYQGSRYSFGYPACPDLELNAPLFDLLKPEELGITLSETFQIVPEQSTSALVVYHPNATYYNI, from the coding sequence ATGTCGGTCAAAGCCTACCTCCTCGATACCATTACCCGTCGTCCGGTCATCATCGACGGCGCCATGGGAACGCAGCTACAGGAGCGAGCCGACAAGATTCCCGAATCGGCATGGGAAGGGATGGAAGGGTGTAACGAACTCCTCAACGTCACCTGTCCCGAAGTGATGGGATCCATTTTCCACGCCTATCTTACCGCGGGTGCCGATCTGATCACCACCAATACCTTCGGTGCCTTTAAATGGGTTTTGGACGAGTACGGAATCGCTCATCGCTCCTATGAACTCGCCCGTGCGGGTGCGGCGGTCTGTAAGGCGGAATGTGAAAAGTTTTCCACCCCCGAGCATCCCCGTTTCGTTCTCGCCTCGATCGGGCCGGGGACGAAACTCCCCTCGCTTGGGCACATCCATTACGACGAAATGTTCGAGGGTTATGTCGAATGCTGTCTCGGTCTGATCGACGGGGGTGCCGATATTTTCCTTCTTGAAACCTGTCAGGACCCCCTGCAGATCAAAGCGGCGCTCCATGCGTGCGAAGCCGCCAACCGTGAACGGGGCACCAGCCTCCCGATTATGGTGTCGGTCACGATCGAACTGGCCGGGACGATGCTCATCGGAACCGATGCCCAGACGATTGCTGCCATCATGGAACCTTTCGACATTATCAGCCTCGGGTTCAACTGCGGTACGGGGCCCGAACAGTACGCCAAGCACGTCCGCACCCTCAGCTCGGTCTGGGGCAAACCGATTTCGGTCCACGCCAACGCCGGACTCCCCCAAAACCGCGGAGGGTATTCGTTTTATCCGATGGGGCCGGACGAGTTTGCCGAACGTCAGTACGGTTTCCTCGAATACGATGGGGTCAGCTTTCTGGGGGGATGCTGCGGCACGACCCCCCAGCATATCCGCGCACTCGTCAACAAAGTATCCGCGGTTGCCCCGAAAAAACCTGTCGGGAGCCAGCCCAATGCGCTGGCCTCGCTTTTTGGCACAGCGGCACTGATGCAAGAACCCGCACCGCTCCTCGTCGGCGAACGATCGAACGCTACGGGTTCGAAAGCATTCCGCGAGCTCCTGCTGGCCGAAGATTACGAGGGGACGCTCAGCGTCGCGCAAGAACAGGTGCGCGCCGGGGCGCACGTCCTTGATCTCTCAGTCGGGTTTGCCGGACGGGACGAGACCAAAGACATGAATGCCGTCATGGCCCTCTACGCCCAGAAGATCAACCTCCCGATGATGCCCGACTCGACCCAGACCCCGGCGCTCGAAGCGGCACTCAAGCTCATCGGGGGAAAACCGATCATCAACTCGGTCAACCTCGAAGACGGGATTGAGAAGTTCGACAAAGTGTGCGCGCTGGCGAAAAAATTCGGTGCGGCCCTCGTCTGCCTCACGATCGACGAAACCGGCATGGCCAAAACCAAAGAGCGTAAACTCGAAGTGGCGGAGCGGATCTATGAACTGGCAACGAAGAAGCACGGGATCAACCCCGAGGATCTCGTCTTCGACCTCCTCACTTTCACCGTCGGAAGCGGCGATGAAGAGTACCGCGATGCGGCGATTCAAACAATCGAAGCGATCCGTGAACTGCGGTCACGCCATCCCGAAGTCGGGGCCATCCTTGGACTTTCGAACATTTCGTTCGGTCTGCATAAAGACGCCCGGCCCTATCTGAACTCGGTCTTTTTGCACCACTGTATCGAAGCGGGTCTCACCTCGGTCATCATCAACGTCAAACACATTATCCCGATGGCCAAAATCAGCGACGAGGACAAAAAAATCTGTGAAGATCTCCTCTTCGACCGCCTCCCTGATGGAGCCGCCCTCTTTAATTTCATCAACCACTTCGACAGCCGCGAAGCGATCGATACGGCCGCCGAAGACGAAGCCTATCTGGCCATGAGCGACGAGGAGAAGATCGCCAAGCTCCTGATGGACGGCGACAAGGAGCGGATGCTGCCGCTCGTCGAAGAGGTGCGCCACCGTATCGCCCCGGAAAGAATCGTCAACGAAATTTTGATCGATGCGATGAAGGTGGTGGGGGAACTTTTCGGCTCGGGACAGATGCAGCTGCCGTTCGTACTGCAAAGCGCCGAAACGATGAAAGCGACCGTCGACGCCCTCAATCCCCACCTGCCCAAACAGGAAAAGACGGCCGAAACCGTTTTGGTGCTGGGAACGGTCAAAGGGGACGTCCACGACGTGGGGAAAAATCTCGTCGACATCATCCTCACCAACAACGGGTTCAAGGTTATCAACCTGGGGATCAAGGTAGAGCTGGAAAGTTTCATCGAAGCGGTCAAAAACTCCAACGCTTCGGCGATCGGGATGAGCGGATTGCTCGTCAAATCGACGCAGGTGATGAAAGAAAACCTCGAAGCACTCGCCCGTGAAGGGATCGAAATCCCGATCCTTCTGGGAGGCGCCGCGCTAACGCGCAGCTTTATCGACGATTTTTGCCGTCCGATCTACAAGGGGCCGATTTTTTACTGCAAAGACGCGTTTGACGGGGTCACCGCGATGGGGCGGATCGAAGCGGGGAACATGGATACCGATTTGCACGGCAACGTCCGAGACGACTGGGAGACTACCCCCAAAGAGGAAATCGTCATCCCTCCGTTCGAAGAGCTCACGATGCCCTCACGCGACGTGCGGATCCCCACGCCGCCGTTCTGGGGGCGTCGCGTCATGGCCATCACGCCGCAGACGATGAATCTGGCGTTTGAATGGGTCAACCACAAAATCCTCTTCAAACAGCGCTGGGGATACAATTCCAAAGGGCTTTCCAAAGAGGCCTACCAAAAACAGCTCGACGACGTCGTGTGGCCCGCTTACGAGCGGCTCAAGTCGCAGTTTCTGAACGAAGGACTCTTCGATCCCAAGGTCGTTTACGGCTACTGGCCCTGCCGGGGCGACGACACGACGCTGCTCGTGTTCGATGCGGGGGAGGGGTGGAACAGCGAAAGCGAGCGTAACCGGGAACCGCTGGAGAGCGTGATCGCCCGCGCAACCCATCAGTTCACCTTTCCGCGTCAGCGCAAAGCGCCCCACCGGGCGCTCAGCGACTTTTTTCACCGTGACCGCCACGACCTCCTCGCCCTCACCTGCGTGAGCGCCGGATCGCGTCTGAGCGAATACGAAAAAGAGCTTTACGATGCGGGGAAATACGCCGAATATTACCTGGTCCACGGCCTTGGGGTAGAACTGGCCGAGGCGCTCGCCGAAATTGCCCACAAACAGATCCGTCTGGACCTTGGGATCAGCGAGAACGAAGGCTCGACATTGGCCGACGTACAAATGAACCGCTATCAGGGATCGCGCTACAGTTTCGGCTATCCGGCGTGTCCGGATCTCGAACTCAATGCGCCGCTTTTCGATCTGCTCAAACCCGAAGAACTGGGGATCACCCTCTCCGAAACGTTCCAGATCGTCCCGGAACAGTCGACGTCGGCGCTCGTCGTCTACCATCCGAACGCGACGTATTACAATATTTAA
- a CDS encoding ArsS family sensor histidine kinase: MGQSIFFRITLFFVVVMLGAGVGFYALSVQLRKEHESRLRTEAQAMLGILRQSVVYPHARRMTFLREKGYRVLAPEPALMQSLEPAFSGVPDDYPVEIRDSMREGIIRVLKDADHLYIHLVRASPPMVVAKPEAARRSLWPDVVFATVLGALLILYLAIVRTLFPLTRLIRSIRTYGVSGRYEPIASKSRDELGLISTALDTAMRKNRSLIEARQLFLRNIMHELKTPITVGKLALPFLKKGEEKSILERAFVRMEQLIQEVVRVEQITSGELKPDLRSCDPSLIGEKACALLFLREEQRVETRFDGNLITADCDAFVSVFKNLIDNALKYSPDHAVRIEQEGDTLIFSNAGDAWEPNRTLASLSEPFFHSRSHPESFGLGLYIVKSILDAHGFEMVHRYQDGRHRFEVTCHRPQTSG, encoded by the coding sequence GTGGGACAGAGCATTTTTTTCCGGATCACCCTCTTTTTTGTCGTGGTGATGCTCGGCGCAGGGGTCGGATTTTACGCCCTCTCCGTTCAGCTTCGCAAAGAGCACGAATCGCGTTTGCGCACGGAAGCGCAGGCCATGCTGGGAATACTGCGCCAAAGCGTCGTTTATCCCCATGCGCGGCGGATGACGTTCCTGCGCGAAAAAGGGTATCGCGTTCTTGCGCCCGAACCTGCGTTGATGCAATCGCTGGAGCCCGCTTTTTCCGGCGTTCCCGATGACTATCCGGTTGAAATCCGAGATTCGATGCGCGAAGGGATCATCCGCGTACTCAAAGATGCCGACCATCTCTACATCCACCTGGTCCGCGCATCCCCCCCGATGGTGGTCGCCAAACCCGAAGCCGCGCGTCGTTCGCTGTGGCCGGACGTCGTTTTTGCAACGGTTCTGGGTGCCTTGCTGATCCTCTACTTGGCCATTGTCCGTACCCTCTTTCCCCTCACGCGTCTCATCCGCTCCATCCGTACCTACGGCGTCAGCGGGAGGTATGAACCGATCGCTTCAAAAAGCCGGGACGAACTCGGCCTCATCAGCACGGCTCTCGATACCGCAATGCGAAAAAACCGTTCGCTGATCGAGGCGCGACAGCTCTTTTTGCGCAACATCATGCACGAGCTCAAAACGCCGATCACCGTCGGTAAACTTGCCCTTCCGTTTCTGAAAAAAGGGGAAGAAAAATCGATTCTCGAAAGGGCTTTCGTCCGGATGGAACAACTGATCCAGGAGGTCGTACGGGTCGAACAGATCACCTCCGGAGAGCTCAAACCCGACCTTCGCTCCTGCGATCCCTCCCTGATCGGCGAAAAAGCGTGCGCGTTGCTCTTTTTGCGCGAGGAGCAGCGGGTCGAAACGCGTTTTGACGGAAACCTCATCACCGCCGACTGCGATGCGTTCGTCAGCGTCTTTAAAAACCTCATCGACAACGCTCTCAAATACAGCCCCGACCACGCGGTGCGAATCGAGCAGGAAGGCGACACCCTGATCTTTTCCAACGCGGGGGATGCGTGGGAGCCCAACCGGACCCTCGCTTCCCTGAGCGAACCCTTTTTTCACAGCCGTTCCCACCCCGAAAGCTTCGGATTGGGACTTTACATCGTCAAGTCGATTCTGGACGCTCACGGTTTTGAGATGGTTCATCGCTATCAGGACGGTCGCCACCGGTTTGAGGTGACGTGTCATCGCCCGCAGACGAGCGGTTAA
- a CDS encoding pseudouridine synthase yields the protein MMRLNKFIAHYSTYSRREADQAIQDGYVRVNGEIETNPATQVDEKHDQVMISGKKIVPQDQFTVIVYNKPRGELVTKKDPQGRKTIYDSLAKQYRHYIPVGRLDFASEGLLLLTDASRVATALMTSKMERVYKIKIKGPVSEAMMKAMDEGITVEDASAGAHEKSEITSMTFAPFFAYQIQKNQGDYSVLKVAIGEGQNRELRRFFAHFGAEVVDLKRLSFGGIDLNNLPTGKVRFLERSEYASLRDFLEAVEKAEKSKPKPDERRHHPLEGKKDARPAKEKSASAKKFVKGERKK from the coding sequence ATGATGCGTCTGAACAAATTTATCGCCCATTACTCGACCTATTCGCGACGTGAGGCCGACCAGGCGATCCAGGACGGCTACGTCCGCGTCAACGGCGAGATCGAAACGAACCCCGCGACCCAGGTGGACGAAAAACACGACCAGGTGATGATCAGCGGCAAAAAGATCGTTCCGCAGGATCAGTTCACCGTCATCGTCTACAACAAACCCAGAGGCGAACTCGTCACCAAAAAAGACCCGCAGGGACGCAAAACCATTTACGATTCGCTTGCCAAGCAGTACCGCCACTACATTCCTGTCGGGCGGCTTGATTTCGCCAGCGAGGGTCTGCTGCTGCTCACCGACGCGTCGCGGGTCGCCACGGCCCTGATGACGTCGAAGATGGAACGGGTTTACAAAATCAAGATCAAAGGCCCCGTCTCCGAGGCGATGATGAAGGCGATGGACGAGGGGATTACCGTCGAGGATGCGAGCGCGGGAGCGCATGAAAAAAGCGAGATCACCTCGATGACGTTCGCCCCGTTTTTCGCCTACCAGATCCAGAAAAACCAGGGGGATTATTCGGTCCTCAAAGTGGCGATCGGGGAGGGGCAGAATCGGGAACTCCGTCGTTTTTTTGCCCATTTCGGCGCCGAGGTCGTGGACCTCAAGCGGCTCAGTTTCGGCGGGATCGATCTGAACAACCTCCCGACGGGCAAGGTCCGTTTTCTGGAACGGAGCGAATACGCTTCGCTTCGCGATTTTCTCGAAGCGGTTGAAAAAGCCGAAAAATCAAAACCCAAACCCGACGAGCGGCGACATCATCCCCTGGAAGGGAAGAAAGATGCCAGACCTGCGAAAGAAAAATCCGCATCCGCAAAAAAATTCGTAAAAGGTGAACGTAAAAAATGA
- a CDS encoding response regulator transcription factor yields the protein MLFALMIEDDPDITTLLVNFLKSYGIALTALPNPAEGLELLSRERFDFIILDLTLPQMDGLEVCRAIRTLTDVPIIISSARSDIRDKVVALGYGADDYLPKPYEPRELIARIKSILRRYRPERANTTKRFSLNRDEQSILFNGAPLSLTRAEYEILALFIDHPNQTLSRDFLSGHSASISQESSVRTVDVIISRLRQKIEHDPRTPRHIHSVRGSGYRFSG from the coding sequence ATGCTGTTTGCCCTGATGATCGAAGACGATCCCGACATTACGACGCTGCTGGTCAATTTTCTCAAAAGCTACGGCATCGCCCTCACGGCCCTGCCCAACCCCGCCGAAGGGCTGGAACTCCTATCCCGCGAACGATTCGACTTTATCATCCTCGATCTCACGCTTCCCCAGATGGACGGACTGGAAGTGTGCCGGGCGATCCGAACGCTCACCGACGTGCCGATCATCATCTCCAGTGCCCGCAGCGACATCCGCGACAAAGTCGTAGCCCTGGGCTATGGCGCCGACGACTACCTCCCCAAACCCTACGAGCCGCGCGAACTCATCGCCCGGATCAAGAGCATATTGCGGCGCTACCGCCCCGAACGGGCGAACACAACCAAGCGCTTCTCCCTGAACCGGGACGAACAGTCGATCCTTTTTAACGGCGCACCCCTTTCCCTCACCCGTGCCGAGTACGAGATCCTCGCTCTTTTCATCGATCATCCCAACCAGACCCTCAGCCGCGATTTTCTTTCGGGGCATTCCGCATCGATTTCGCAGGAGAGCTCCGTACGGACGGTGGACGTCATCATCAGCCGTCTCCGGCAGAAAATCGAACACGATCCCAGAACGCCGCGACACATCCATTCGGTACGCGGAAGCGGATACCGTTTTTCGGGTTGA
- a CDS encoding replication-associated recombination protein A, whose protein sequence is MDFTYLLRPKSFDEVVGQEHLCSPEAPLRALCEEGALTHSFFYGPPGCGKTSMARIIASAMGLPFYEFNATSLKIEQLRKVFDQYENALERPLIFIDEVHRLSKNQQEVLLPVMEKNSVLVIGASTENPYFSLTAAMRSRSLLFELKEIGEEALAVLLVRTGIETDEEAREYLIRSSGGDARAMLKLLEVAAALKKPITKELLTSLRPAAQARGSSEAGVHYDLASALIKSIRGSDPDAAVYYLARLIEGGEPPEFIARRLVILASEDVGNANPQALTLTASAMGAVKQIGYPEARIILSQAVIYLCASPKSNTAYNAINAAQQAVREGLILEIPEHLRQQHKGYRYPHDFGGWVEQKYLAKPLRFVEFKNIGYEAKMGEWIDKVWKK, encoded by the coding sequence TTGGACTTTACCTATCTTCTCCGCCCCAAAAGCTTTGACGAGGTAGTGGGGCAGGAACATCTGTGTTCCCCGGAAGCTCCGCTGCGGGCGTTGTGCGAAGAGGGAGCCCTCACCCACTCTTTTTTCTACGGTCCCCCCGGCTGCGGCAAGACGTCGATGGCCCGGATTATCGCTTCGGCTATGGGGCTTCCGTTTTACGAATTCAATGCCACGTCGTTGAAGATCGAACAGCTGCGCAAGGTCTTCGACCAATACGAAAACGCCCTCGAACGTCCGTTGATCTTTATCGACGAAGTGCACCGTCTTTCGAAAAATCAGCAGGAAGTGTTACTGCCGGTTATGGAAAAAAACAGTGTGTTAGTAATCGGTGCATCGACTGAAAACCCCTATTTCAGCCTTACGGCGGCGATGAGATCGCGCTCGTTACTGTTCGAACTCAAAGAGATTGGTGAGGAAGCGTTAGCCGTTTTGTTAGTTCGTACGGGGATAGAAACGGACGAGGAAGCGCGTGAATACCTGATCCGCAGTTCGGGCGGTGATGCGAGAGCGATGCTCAAACTCCTCGAAGTGGCCGCAGCGCTCAAGAAACCGATCACCAAAGAGCTGCTTACCTCGTTGCGTCCTGCGGCACAGGCGCGGGGGAGCTCCGAAGCGGGGGTCCATTACGATCTCGCATCGGCCTTGATCAAAAGCATCCGCGGGAGCGATCCGGATGCGGCGGTGTATTATCTGGCACGCCTGATTGAGGGGGGAGAACCCCCCGAATTCATCGCGCGGCGTCTGGTGATCCTCGCATCCGAAGACGTCGGCAACGCCAACCCCCAGGCGTTGACGCTGACGGCATCGGCGATGGGCGCCGTGAAACAGATCGGATATCCCGAAGCACGGATCATCCTCTCGCAGGCGGTCATCTACCTGTGCGCTTCCCCCAAATCCAATACCGCCTATAACGCGATCAATGCCGCGCAGCAGGCGGTACGCGAGGGGCTGATCCTGGAAATACCCGAACACTTGCGTCAGCAGCACAAGGGGTACCGCTATCCCCATGATTTCGGAGGATGGGTCGAACAAAAATACCTCGCCAAACCGCTCCGGTTCGTCGAGTTTAAAAACATCGGCTACGAAGCAAAGATGGGGGAATGGATCGATAAGGTGTGGAAAAAATAA